A genomic window from Luteolibacter sp. LG18 includes:
- a CDS encoding glycoside hydrolase family 2 TIM barrel-domain containing protein — translation MKLGSIAFPLLLLTAAFAQDAPTGQEWQQEQNLSRNKELPRATFMAFPDVESAKAVAREKSPWFQSLDGPWKFNWVGNPSERPADFHKPEFDVSKWKDIRVPSNWQLEGYDVPIYSNQSYTFKRDWPRVMGEPPKDWPAFKDRNPVGSYRRTFTVPKEWDGKEVFVNFDGADSFFYLWINGKYVGFSKDSRSPADFNITKELKPGENIIAVEVYRYSDGSYLECQDMWRLSGIFRSVYLQATPKVQVRDVFALPDLDGDYKDGTLSVKTTVRNLGDAAKPVPALSVSLFDAAGKSVAAADSEAAGELAPGAEQVVSLDLKVSDPAKWTAETPNLYTVVVKGADEAVSFRTGFRKVEIKNGIYLINGKPVKLKGTNRHEMNPDTGHAVTREQMVQDIIRLKEANINHVRTCHYPDDPYWYELCDTYGIYLMDEANIESHGYYYGEQSLSHPPEWKAAHVQRVVNMVQRDKNHASVVFWSLGNEAGPGKNFQAAHEALKAIDTSRPDHYERNSSIVDVDSTMYPGVDWVQGLAAQKNRKKPFYICEYAHTMNNAMGNLADYWEAIESSDNIIGASIWEWQDQAIHAKEIEGKAVVDLERGKPEPGVKKIEAYGGNFGDKPNDGLFILKGVVFANRDPKPAFWEVKRVYQDITASAVAGDPGQVEIFNKHFFRDLSGFETRWTLSEDGKEIDGGVLTSVNPGPRQKVRVTIPFKKIERVAWADYQLRVSFHLKEDAAWQKKGYEVAASQFTSPSQAKPSRPVLKAEGKLTTAEADGRIVVSGEGFTAAFDTKSGGLVSLVYGGKEVLAGGSKFNAFRAFTDNDKWTANAWFNNGLHTLADKADEVKIDPEVKEAVRIVARVKSQGVTSDKVPEQNSGYHKLVTGRALGAGDFHFESVYAWTVFPDGTVALDVAGSGVGPVIVVPRLGQRFEVSPELGKFTWYGRGGDENYPDRKTGSDIGLYSKAVKDLFVRYPKPMDMANHEDVRWCALSDDAGNGFVAIPRDDVMSASALSWSAMELMGARHPQDLPESKRTFLNLDDHVLGLGGASCGPPPMPRDIIRSGPYSFGFVLRPLKAGQNPVEVARPTVPVTEPVVIERNRRGLIELTSATAKAVIRYRINGGEWKNWSAPFVLKTAGKIEAVAALEGYVGSAVTSREFPFVLPRDTWKLVRADSQEKGEGEASHAIDGKPDTYWHTQWQGATPPLPHELVIDLGVNAELAGVTVLPRQDGENGRIGDYEVYASLDGTEWGAPAAKGKFTGGSALERVMFEKPRETRFVRLVALSEIRGNSWSSIAELDVIALRSMEAPKARDDWSISKASSEQPGEGEAENLIDGKPDTFWHTQYGLFLAKYPHEITVDLGKPVNLAAMTVLPRQDSRNGRIKGYSVQTSADGQKWDKAAEGELADDEKLHEIRFAAPAAARFVKFTALGAHDGGDFASAAEFDFVPAK, via the coding sequence GTGAAACTTGGTTCGATTGCATTCCCCCTTCTCCTTCTGACCGCCGCGTTCGCCCAGGACGCGCCCACGGGGCAGGAGTGGCAGCAGGAGCAGAACCTCTCGCGGAACAAGGAGCTGCCGCGCGCCACCTTCATGGCCTTCCCGGATGTGGAATCTGCGAAGGCCGTGGCCCGCGAGAAGTCGCCGTGGTTCCAATCGCTGGACGGCCCGTGGAAATTCAATTGGGTGGGCAACCCCTCGGAACGCCCCGCCGATTTCCACAAGCCCGAGTTTGACGTCTCAAAGTGGAAGGACATCCGGGTGCCTTCGAATTGGCAGCTCGAAGGCTACGACGTGCCGATCTATTCGAACCAGTCCTACACTTTCAAACGCGATTGGCCGCGGGTGATGGGCGAGCCACCGAAAGACTGGCCCGCCTTCAAGGACCGCAACCCGGTGGGCAGTTACCGCCGCACCTTCACCGTGCCGAAGGAGTGGGATGGCAAGGAGGTGTTCGTGAACTTCGACGGGGCCGATTCGTTCTTCTACCTCTGGATCAACGGCAAGTACGTCGGCTTCAGCAAGGACAGCCGCAGCCCCGCCGACTTCAACATCACCAAGGAGCTGAAGCCGGGCGAGAACATCATCGCCGTGGAGGTCTACCGGTATTCCGATGGCAGTTATCTGGAGTGCCAGGACATGTGGCGGCTCAGCGGGATTTTCCGCAGCGTTTACCTCCAGGCCACGCCGAAGGTGCAGGTCCGCGATGTGTTCGCGCTGCCGGATCTGGATGGCGATTACAAGGACGGCACCCTCTCGGTGAAGACCACGGTTCGCAATCTGGGCGATGCCGCGAAGCCGGTGCCCGCCCTGTCGGTGTCCCTGTTCGATGCCGCGGGGAAGAGCGTGGCGGCGGCGGATTCCGAGGCCGCTGGCGAACTGGCTCCGGGAGCCGAGCAGGTGGTCAGCTTGGATTTGAAGGTTTCCGATCCTGCGAAATGGACCGCGGAGACGCCGAACCTCTACACCGTGGTGGTGAAGGGCGCGGACGAGGCGGTGTCCTTCCGCACCGGCTTCCGCAAGGTGGAGATCAAGAACGGCATCTATCTCATCAATGGCAAGCCGGTGAAGCTGAAGGGCACCAACCGCCACGAGATGAATCCCGACACCGGCCACGCGGTCACCCGCGAGCAGATGGTGCAGGACATCATCCGGCTGAAGGAGGCGAACATCAATCACGTCCGCACCTGCCACTATCCGGACGATCCGTATTGGTATGAGCTCTGTGACACCTACGGGATCTACCTGATGGACGAGGCGAACATCGAGTCGCACGGCTACTACTACGGCGAGCAATCGCTGTCCCACCCGCCCGAATGGAAGGCCGCCCACGTGCAGCGGGTGGTGAACATGGTACAGCGCGACAAGAACCACGCTTCGGTGGTGTTCTGGTCGCTAGGCAACGAGGCTGGTCCCGGCAAGAATTTCCAAGCCGCGCACGAGGCGCTCAAGGCGATCGACACCTCGCGCCCCGACCATTACGAGCGGAACAGCTCGATCGTGGACGTCGACAGCACGATGTATCCGGGCGTCGATTGGGTGCAGGGCCTGGCCGCGCAGAAGAACCGCAAGAAGCCGTTCTACATCTGCGAATACGCCCACACCATGAACAACGCGATGGGCAACCTCGCGGACTACTGGGAGGCCATCGAGTCGAGCGACAACATCATCGGCGCTTCCATCTGGGAGTGGCAGGACCAGGCGATCCACGCGAAGGAGATTGAAGGCAAGGCGGTGGTGGATCTGGAACGCGGCAAGCCCGAGCCTGGAGTGAAGAAGATCGAGGCTTACGGCGGCAATTTCGGCGACAAGCCGAACGACGGCCTGTTCATCCTGAAAGGCGTGGTCTTCGCGAACCGCGATCCGAAGCCGGCGTTCTGGGAGGTGAAGCGGGTGTATCAGGACATCACCGCCAGCGCGGTGGCCGGGGACCCGGGACAGGTGGAGATTTTCAACAAGCACTTCTTCCGCGATCTCTCCGGCTTTGAAACGCGTTGGACGCTCAGCGAGGACGGCAAGGAGATCGATGGCGGCGTGCTGACGTCGGTCAATCCCGGACCGAGGCAGAAGGTCCGCGTCACGATTCCCTTCAAGAAGATCGAGCGGGTGGCGTGGGCGGACTATCAGCTCCGGGTCTCCTTCCACCTGAAGGAGGATGCCGCCTGGCAGAAGAAGGGCTATGAGGTGGCTGCCAGCCAGTTCACCAGCCCGTCCCAGGCGAAGCCGTCGCGGCCGGTGCTGAAGGCGGAAGGGAAGCTCACCACCGCCGAGGCCGATGGCCGGATCGTGGTGAGCGGCGAGGGTTTTACCGCGGCCTTCGACACGAAATCGGGCGGTCTTGTCTCGCTGGTCTACGGTGGCAAGGAAGTGCTCGCCGGTGGATCGAAGTTCAACGCCTTCCGGGCTTTCACCGACAATGACAAGTGGACCGCCAACGCGTGGTTCAACAACGGGCTCCACACCCTGGCCGACAAGGCGGACGAGGTGAAGATCGATCCCGAGGTGAAAGAGGCCGTGCGCATCGTCGCGCGGGTGAAGTCCCAGGGAGTGACCTCGGACAAGGTGCCGGAGCAGAACAGCGGCTACCACAAGCTCGTCACCGGCCGCGCGCTCGGGGCGGGGGATTTCCATTTCGAGAGCGTCTATGCGTGGACCGTGTTTCCAGATGGCACCGTGGCGCTCGATGTCGCGGGCAGCGGTGTCGGGCCGGTGATCGTGGTGCCGCGCCTCGGCCAGCGTTTCGAGGTATCGCCTGAACTCGGCAAGTTCACCTGGTATGGCCGCGGTGGCGATGAGAACTACCCGGACCGCAAGACCGGCTCGGATATCGGCCTCTATTCCAAGGCGGTGAAGGACCTGTTCGTTCGCTATCCTAAGCCGATGGACATGGCGAACCACGAGGACGTGCGCTGGTGCGCGCTCAGCGATGACGCGGGCAACGGATTCGTGGCCATCCCCCGCGACGACGTCATGTCCGCCTCCGCCTTGTCGTGGAGTGCGATGGAACTGATGGGCGCGCGCCATCCGCAGGATCTTCCCGAATCGAAACGCACCTTCTTGAATCTCGATGACCACGTGCTCGGCTTGGGTGGCGCGAGCTGCGGTCCGCCGCCGATGCCGCGGGATATCATCCGCTCCGGTCCCTACAGCTTCGGTTTTGTCCTTCGCCCTCTCAAGGCGGGTCAGAACCCGGTCGAGGTGGCCCGTCCGACCGTGCCGGTGACCGAGCCGGTGGTGATCGAACGGAACCGCCGCGGATTGATCGAGCTGACTTCGGCCACGGCGAAAGCGGTGATCCGCTACCGCATCAATGGTGGCGAATGGAAGAACTGGAGCGCGCCCTTCGTGCTGAAGACCGCGGGCAAGATCGAGGCGGTCGCCGCTCTGGAGGGCTACGTGGGATCGGCGGTCACCTCGCGGGAGTTCCCGTTCGTGTTGCCGCGTGACACCTGGAAACTCGTCCGTGCCGATAGCCAGGAAAAGGGCGAGGGCGAGGCCAGCCATGCCATCGATGGCAAACCGGACACCTATTGGCACACCCAATGGCAGGGCGCGACTCCGCCCTTGCCGCACGAATTGGTCATCGATCTCGGAGTGAACGCGGAGCTGGCCGGCGTGACGGTGCTGCCCCGCCAGGACGGTGAAAACGGCCGCATTGGTGACTACGAGGTTTATGCCAGCCTGGACGGCACGGAATGGGGAGCTCCCGCGGCGAAGGGCAAGTTCACCGGCGGTTCGGCTTTGGAGCGGGTGATGTTCGAGAAGCCTCGTGAAACGCGGTTCGTGCGGCTCGTCGCGCTCAGCGAGATCCGCGGCAATTCCTGGTCCTCCATCGCCGAACTGGATGTGATCGCGCTCCGCTCGATGGAAGCTCCGAAGGCCCGCGATGACTGGTCGATTTCCAAAGCCAGCAGCGAGCAGCCCGGCGAGGGCGAGGCGGAGAACCTCATCGATGGCAAGCCCGACACCTTCTGGCACACCCAATACGGACTCTTCCTCGCGAAATACCCGCAT
- a CDS encoding MBL fold metallo-hydrolase: protein MSRRFSNPWSHDDHSFLDILKWKFGKIAEPPWPGNASDDPAPWQPLARETIAAQPAVGWRAIWLGHASFLVQGAGLNLLIDPVFSDHCAPFPIASLKRLVPVPCASDDLPRIDAVLLTHGHYDHLDLPTLRGLGKDTRLIVADGHAGWLGRRGFHRVSEVPWWETVEIAPGVRVTATPAQHFTARTPWDRNRGHWCGWVIEGAGQKLWHVGDTAWCPAFREVGERFGPIDLGMIPIGAYNPRVIMRSVHITPEEAVQIFQESRCQRAVAMHWGTFRLTDEPMSEPPARLRVACEAAGIDTFSAVPVGAPVETG, encoded by the coding sequence ATGAGCCGCCGGTTTTCCAATCCCTGGTCGCACGATGACCACAGCTTTCTGGACATCCTGAAGTGGAAGTTCGGAAAAATCGCGGAACCCCCGTGGCCGGGAAACGCCAGCGATGATCCCGCGCCGTGGCAGCCGCTGGCCCGCGAAACCATCGCCGCTCAGCCTGCGGTTGGCTGGCGGGCGATCTGGCTCGGGCATGCCTCGTTCCTCGTGCAGGGAGCGGGCTTGAACCTGCTGATCGACCCGGTGTTTTCCGATCACTGCGCGCCGTTTCCGATCGCGTCCCTGAAACGGTTGGTGCCGGTGCCCTGCGCCTCGGACGACCTGCCGCGGATCGACGCCGTGCTGCTGACCCACGGCCACTATGATCACCTCGATCTGCCGACCTTGCGGGGGCTCGGGAAAGACACGCGGCTCATCGTGGCGGATGGTCATGCCGGCTGGCTGGGGCGGCGGGGATTCCATCGCGTGTCCGAGGTGCCGTGGTGGGAAACGGTGGAGATCGCGCCCGGAGTTCGAGTCACGGCCACCCCGGCCCAGCATTTCACCGCCCGCACGCCATGGGATCGGAACCGCGGGCACTGGTGCGGCTGGGTGATCGAGGGCGCGGGGCAAAAACTGTGGCACGTGGGCGATACCGCGTGGTGCCCGGCATTCCGGGAAGTGGGAGAGCGCTTCGGTCCGATCGATCTCGGGATGATCCCGATCGGCGCGTACAATCCGCGCGTGATCATGCGGTCCGTCCACATCACGCCGGAGGAGGCGGTGCAGATTTTCCAGGAATCCCGGTGCCAGCGGGCGGTGGCGATGCATTGGGGAACGTTCCGGCTCACGGATGAACCGATGTCCGAGCCACCGGCCCGGTTGCGCGTCGCGTGTGAAGCGGCGGGGATCGACACATTCTCCGCCGTGCCGGTCGGAGCGCCGGTGGAGACAGGCTGA
- a CDS encoding YiiD C-terminal domain-containing protein — MHEGLLLETERFLHDRIPLSKAMGVRLESYDASGLTLTAPLEANHNHLGTAFGGSLAAVATLAGYALLWLELDDRDSHIVIRASRISYKHPVASELRATCLHPGPEAITRFKARFAKAGKASIPLTVVLGPEDRPQVEFEGTYVAIR, encoded by the coding sequence ATGCACGAGGGCCTGCTGTTGGAGACGGAACGCTTCCTTCATGACCGCATCCCCCTGTCGAAGGCGATGGGGGTCCGGCTGGAGTCCTACGACGCGTCCGGCCTGACTCTGACTGCTCCTCTGGAAGCGAACCACAACCACCTCGGCACCGCCTTCGGGGGCAGTCTCGCCGCCGTCGCCACGCTCGCGGGCTACGCCCTGCTATGGCTGGAGCTGGATGACCGGGACAGCCACATCGTCATCCGCGCCAGCCGGATCTCCTACAAGCACCCGGTCGCGAGCGAACTGCGCGCCACCTGCCTGCATCCGGGTCCCGAGGCGATCACCCGCTTCAAGGCGCGCTTCGCCAAGGCGGGCAAAGCATCGATTCCACTCACGGTCGTCCTCGGTCCGGAAGATCGCCCGCAGGTTGAATTCGAGGGGACCTACGTGGCGATCCGCTGA
- a CDS encoding pyruvate carboxylase, producing the protein MPENANRPAKLLAANRGEIAIRIFRAANELGLRTVSIYAEEDRFSIHRFKADEAYALNREKGPVGAYLDVEGIVALAKSKGVTMIHPGYGFLSENAAFARACAREGIIFIGPSPELLENMGDKTAARTLAAKYNVPTLPGTEEPITDADEAFKVAHEIGFPLIIKAAFGGGGRGMRVVEKASQLQGLLTEAQNEAQNAFGNPAVFLERYISRAKHIEVQILGDQHGNVVHLHERDCSVQRRYQKVVEIAPSIGLDPVLRKELCDAAVTLSQGIGYNNAGTVEFLYDMDRKDWFFIEMNPRIQVEHTVTECVTGIDLVRSQILVAQGHSLFGNEIAIPPQAEIPCNGYAIQCRVTTEDPEKNFAPDYGRILNYRSAAGFGIRLDAASGDAGSVITPYYDSMLVKVTAMGRSFETACQRMDRALREFRIRGVKTNIPFLENVIRDDTFRTGQAHTKLIDTKTELFRFKAKRDRATKTLSYLSDITLNGNAVAKGWKPAAILPPARLPDSMIIEHHAEVPKGSRDLLLELGPEKFSQWILDEKRLLITDTTLRDAHQSLIATRMRTFDMLRVAEAIAHRTPQLFSLENWGGATFDTAMRFLKECPWDRLRRLREKVPNICFQMLFRGSNAVGYSNYPDNVVAGFVKHAADSGMDIFRIFDSLNFLPNMEVAMTAVREHGKSLCEAAICYTGDILNEKRDKFNLAYYIAKAKEVEKMGAHILAIKDMAGLCKPQAAYNLVHALKQEIGIPIHFHTHDTSGLNAASVIAAAKAGADIVDLAIASMSGSTSQPNLNSVCAALAGSERDPGLDANALNEFSDYWEEVLAFYKPFDSAPRAGTAEVYEHEMPGGQYTNLREQAVGMGLGHRWREIARTYADVNLLFGDIVKVTPSSKVVGDMAMFLITRGIKAADVPNLKPGSIDWPESVIDMLSGGLGQPDGGWPVEVQKVVLGNRKATTKRPGELAEPVDLEATRAELSKKIGRTADEDDLYSHLMYPQVFAEFHAFRGKYDNLSGLPTPAFFYGLHIGEEIEIEIDPGKTLIIKLISIGEADGEGRRALFYELNGMPRESVVADKSLQSVSKAARAKGDPSDPAQACAPMPGMVTEVAVSPGQEVKEGDKLVVLEAMKMLTTVSASADGTVKSVLIQKGDQVDSDDLLVTLA; encoded by the coding sequence ATGCCTGAAAACGCCAATCGTCCCGCGAAGCTGCTGGCCGCGAACCGCGGCGAGATCGCCATCCGCATCTTCCGCGCCGCCAACGAACTCGGTCTGCGGACCGTCTCGATCTATGCCGAGGAGGACCGTTTCTCGATCCACCGCTTCAAGGCCGATGAGGCCTACGCGCTGAACCGCGAGAAGGGCCCGGTGGGCGCCTATCTGGACGTCGAGGGCATCGTGGCGCTGGCAAAATCGAAGGGCGTGACGATGATCCACCCGGGCTACGGCTTCCTTTCGGAAAACGCCGCTTTCGCCCGGGCCTGCGCACGCGAAGGCATCATCTTCATCGGCCCGTCCCCGGAGCTGCTGGAGAACATGGGCGACAAGACCGCGGCCCGCACCTTGGCCGCGAAATACAACGTCCCGACCCTGCCCGGCACCGAGGAACCGATCACCGATGCCGACGAGGCCTTCAAGGTGGCCCACGAGATCGGCTTTCCGCTGATCATCAAGGCGGCCTTCGGTGGCGGCGGCCGCGGCATGCGCGTGGTCGAGAAGGCCAGCCAACTCCAGGGCCTGCTCACGGAGGCCCAGAACGAGGCCCAGAACGCCTTCGGCAACCCCGCTGTCTTCCTCGAGCGCTACATTTCCCGCGCCAAGCACATCGAGGTGCAGATCCTCGGCGACCAGCACGGCAACGTGGTCCACCTCCACGAGCGCGATTGTTCCGTGCAGCGCCGCTACCAGAAGGTCGTGGAAATCGCGCCGTCCATCGGCCTCGATCCAGTGCTGCGGAAGGAGCTTTGCGACGCCGCCGTGACCCTCTCCCAGGGCATCGGCTACAACAACGCGGGCACCGTGGAGTTCCTCTACGACATGGACCGCAAGGACTGGTTCTTCATCGAGATGAACCCGCGCATCCAGGTGGAGCACACCGTGACCGAGTGCGTCACCGGCATCGACCTGGTGCGCTCGCAGATCCTCGTGGCCCAAGGGCACTCCCTTTTCGGAAACGAGATCGCCATCCCGCCTCAGGCCGAGATCCCGTGCAACGGCTACGCCATCCAGTGCCGCGTCACCACCGAGGACCCGGAGAAGAATTTCGCGCCGGACTACGGCCGTATCCTGAACTACCGCTCCGCCGCCGGCTTCGGCATCCGCCTCGACGCGGCCTCGGGTGACGCCGGTTCGGTGATCACGCCGTATTACGACTCGATGCTGGTGAAAGTCACCGCCATGGGCCGCAGCTTCGAAACCGCCTGCCAGCGCATGGACCGCGCGCTGCGAGAGTTCCGCATCCGCGGGGTGAAGACCAACATCCCGTTCCTGGAGAACGTCATCCGCGACGACACCTTCCGCACCGGCCAGGCCCACACCAAGCTGATCGACACCAAGACGGAACTCTTCCGCTTCAAGGCCAAGCGCGACCGCGCCACCAAGACGCTGTCCTACCTCTCCGACATCACCCTGAACGGCAACGCGGTGGCCAAGGGCTGGAAACCCGCCGCCATCCTGCCGCCCGCCCGCCTGCCGGACTCGATGATCATCGAGCACCACGCCGAGGTGCCGAAGGGCTCGCGTGACCTGCTGCTGGAACTGGGCCCCGAGAAATTCTCGCAGTGGATCCTCGATGAGAAGCGCCTGCTGATCACGGACACCACCCTGCGCGACGCCCACCAGTCGCTGATCGCCACCCGCATGCGCACCTTCGACATGCTGCGCGTGGCCGAGGCGATCGCCCATCGCACGCCGCAGCTCTTCTCGCTGGAGAACTGGGGCGGCGCGACCTTCGACACGGCGATGCGCTTCCTCAAGGAATGCCCGTGGGACCGCCTGCGCCGTCTGCGCGAAAAGGTGCCGAACATCTGCTTCCAGATGCTCTTCCGCGGTTCGAACGCCGTCGGCTACTCGAACTACCCGGACAACGTGGTGGCCGGATTCGTGAAACACGCCGCGGACAGCGGCATGGACATCTTCCGCATCTTCGACTCGCTCAATTTTCTCCCCAACATGGAGGTGGCGATGACCGCGGTGCGCGAGCACGGCAAATCGCTCTGCGAGGCCGCGATCTGCTACACCGGCGACATCCTCAACGAGAAGCGCGACAAGTTCAACCTGGCCTACTACATCGCCAAGGCCAAGGAGGTGGAGAAGATGGGCGCCCACATCCTGGCGATCAAGGACATGGCCGGCCTCTGCAAACCGCAGGCCGCCTACAACCTCGTCCACGCCCTCAAACAGGAGATCGGCATCCCGATCCACTTCCACACCCACGACACCTCCGGCCTCAACGCCGCCTCGGTGATCGCCGCCGCCAAGGCCGGGGCGGACATCGTGGATCTGGCCATCGCCTCGATGTCCGGCTCCACCTCGCAGCCGAACCTGAACTCGGTCTGCGCCGCCCTCGCCGGCAGCGAGCGTGACCCGGGTCTCGACGCGAACGCGCTCAACGAATTCTCCGACTACTGGGAGGAGGTGCTGGCCTTCTACAAGCCCTTCGACTCCGCCCCGCGCGCCGGCACCGCGGAGGTCTACGAGCACGAGATGCCCGGTGGCCAGTACACCAACCTGCGAGAGCAGGCCGTCGGCATGGGCCTCGGCCACCGCTGGCGCGAGATCGCCCGCACCTACGCGGACGTGAACCTGCTGTTCGGCGACATCGTGAAGGTCACCCCGTCCTCGAAGGTGGTGGGCGACATGGCGATGTTCCTGATCACCCGCGGCATCAAGGCGGCGGACGTCCCGAACCTGAAACCCGGCTCGATCGACTGGCCGGAAAGCGTCATCGACATGCTCTCCGGCGGCCTCGGCCAACCGGACGGCGGCTGGCCGGTAGAAGTCCAGAAGGTGGTGCTAGGCAACCGCAAGGCCACCACCAAGCGCCCCGGCGAGCTCGCCGAACCGGTCGATCTGGAAGCCACCCGTGCCGAGCTTTCCAAAAAAATCGGCCGCACGGCGGACGAGGACGACCTCTACTCGCATCTGATGTACCCGCAGGTGTTTGCCGAATTCCACGCCTTCCGCGGGAAATACGACAACCTCAGCGGCCTGCCGACCCCGGCGTTCTTCTACGGCCTACACATCGGCGAGGAGATCGAAATCGAAATCGACCCGGGTAAAACACTGATCATCAAGCTCATCTCCATCGGAGAAGCGGATGGAGAAGGCCGCCGCGCGCTCTTCTACGAGCTCAACGGCATGCCGCGCGAGAGCGTGGTGGCGGACAAGTCCCTCCAATCCGTGTCCAAGGCCGCCCGCGCCAAGGGCGATCCGTCCGATCCCGCCCAAGCCTGCGCCCCGATGCCCGGCATGGTCACCGAGGTCGCCGTCTCCCCGGGCCAGGAAGTGAAGGAGGGCGACAAGCTGGTGGTCCTGGAGGCCATGAAGATGCTCACCACTGTCAGCGCCAGCGCCGACGGAACCGTGAAGTCGGTGCTGATCCAAAAGGGCGACCAAGTCGACAGCGACGACCTGCTGGTCACCCTCGCTTGA
- a CDS encoding histidine kinase codes for MKNLLYRRLVGGATLALMAWLTAPPARAVEETLIANPIGRVARMFNSRLVESEDRVSWIRKRVGSLAEAQEHSLKAADGCRMARLTATSPDPVIILDLGNEYPLDWIYLVPAQREPAEPEGLFPKRFTLEASQAADFANKKVIYTSGPTAFPNPELSPARFSARGIAARYVRLTVHAGRNRGVADLFALSELVVLSGTRPVSFGSHVDAPGSLTIPGLWAPEYLTDGRMPLGIWQSGAWSPNRGDLVDAASPTDEVSWSVDLGRKMPLERLVLFPYEISELSEGAVLPSQLSVWISDEADGSNARKVEGIDTLKNELSGKIPFVIPLQNLQARSIRITGDRAWSMGSRNLQGLSEIQAWSEGSNVVLGKPITRTHQGTATEVATLTDGFASMRQIIGVDVWLSQLWERQNLERELATRIPMCTQMAQESELNATWGTAVALGLTFLIPVVIVERRRLISKNQLDMLRKRIASDLHDDIGSNLGSISLIARTAKKDLVRLQGPEEVLEDLGEVESIARESSLAMRDIVWLLERRQDSIGDLVQRMRETAGRLLREVDYTIECQSTKVASKLTLDAKRHLFLFYKEAVHNIVKHSRARNVSIRLADQGERLVLEVHDDGIGLPPDGDARTGTVHKLQERARVLEGQLHVESESGVGTLLRLVVRRAHLIARPNLS; via the coding sequence ATGAAAAACCTCCTTTACCGGCGCCTCGTCGGTGGCGCCACGCTGGCCCTGATGGCGTGGCTCACCGCTCCTCCGGCGCGCGCCGTTGAAGAAACGCTGATCGCGAACCCGATCGGGCGGGTGGCGCGGATGTTCAATTCCCGGCTCGTGGAGTCGGAAGACCGCGTTTCGTGGATCCGGAAGCGTGTCGGTTCCTTGGCAGAAGCCCAGGAACACTCTCTCAAAGCCGCGGACGGCTGCCGCATGGCCCGCCTGACCGCCACTTCCCCCGATCCGGTGATCATTCTGGATCTGGGAAATGAATACCCGCTGGACTGGATTTACCTGGTCCCGGCCCAGCGGGAACCCGCTGAGCCTGAGGGCCTCTTCCCAAAGCGGTTCACCCTGGAAGCCTCGCAAGCGGCCGACTTCGCCAACAAGAAGGTCATCTACACCTCCGGTCCCACGGCGTTCCCCAATCCTGAGCTTTCCCCCGCGCGCTTCTCGGCCCGCGGTATTGCCGCCCGTTATGTGCGCCTCACCGTCCACGCCGGCCGGAACCGCGGCGTAGCCGACCTTTTCGCCCTTTCCGAACTCGTGGTGCTGTCCGGCACCCGGCCGGTTTCCTTCGGCAGCCACGTGGATGCCCCCGGCTCCCTGACGATTCCCGGCCTGTGGGCTCCGGAGTATCTCACCGATGGCCGCATGCCTCTCGGCATCTGGCAGTCGGGCGCCTGGAGCCCGAACCGCGGCGACCTCGTCGACGCCGCTAGCCCTACCGACGAGGTCTCGTGGTCGGTCGACCTCGGCCGGAAGATGCCGCTCGAGCGACTGGTGCTTTTTCCCTACGAAATCAGCGAGCTTTCCGAAGGGGCGGTGCTGCCGAGCCAGCTTTCCGTGTGGATCTCCGATGAGGCCGATGGCAGCAATGCCCGCAAGGTGGAAGGCATCGACACGTTGAAGAACGAACTCAGCGGCAAGATCCCCTTCGTCATCCCGCTTCAAAATCTCCAAGCCCGCTCGATCCGGATCACCGGCGACCGGGCATGGTCCATGGGCAGCCGCAATCTGCAGGGGCTCTCCGAAATCCAGGCTTGGTCCGAGGGCTCGAACGTGGTGCTTGGCAAGCCAATCACCCGTACCCACCAGGGCACCGCCACGGAGGTCGCGACCCTCACCGATGGCTTCGCCAGCATGCGTCAGATCATCGGCGTGGACGTGTGGTTGTCCCAGCTATGGGAGCGCCAGAACCTGGAACGCGAACTGGCTACACGGATCCCGATGTGCACGCAGATGGCCCAGGAAAGCGAGCTGAACGCCACCTGGGGCACCGCCGTCGCGCTCGGCCTGACCTTCCTCATCCCGGTGGTGATCGTCGAACGCCGCCGCCTGATTTCGAAGAACCAGCTCGACATGCTCCGCAAGCGCATCGCTTCGGACCTGCACGACGACATCGGCAGCAATCTCGGCAGCATCTCGCTGATCGCCCGCACCGCGAAGAAGGACCTCGTGCGCCTGCAGGGCCCCGAGGAGGTGCTGGAGGACCTCGGCGAGGTGGAATCCATCGCCCGGGAAAGCTCGCTCGCCATGCGCGACATCGTGTGGCTGCTGGAGCGCCGCCAGGACTCGATCGGCGACCTCGTGCAGCGCATGCGCGAAACCGCCGGGCGCCTGCTCCGGGAAGTCGACTACACCATCGAATGCCAGTCCACCAAGGTGGCCAGCAAGCTCACCCTCGATGCCAAGCGCCACCTGTTCCTCTTCTACAAGGAAGCGGTGCACAACATCGTGAAGCACTCCCGCGCCCGCAACGTCTCGATCCGCCTGGCGGACCAAGGCGAGCGGCTGGTGCTGGAAGTCCACGACGACGGCATCGGCCTGCCACCGGATGGCGACGCCCGCACCGGCACCGTCCACAAGCTCCAGGAACGCGCCCGCGTGCTGGAAGGCCAGCTTCACGTCGAGTCCGAATCCGGAGTCGGCACGCTTCTCCGCCTCGTCGTTCGACGGGCACACCTCATTGCTCGCCCCAACTTGTCATGA